In Papaver somniferum cultivar HN1 chromosome 1, ASM357369v1, whole genome shotgun sequence, a genomic segment contains:
- the LOC113286002 gene encoding myb-like protein X, protein MFKQSSRNQRSKGGFKVKHAIQLGVLLVVCIWLLHKVNKSDDAVEESITNVSEKVGSNVHEISKIGRKGLLPQVEKTNSESENNGEEEDNQDDEEEEKEKPAEMEIHMGGVGDDEIGEHNQEHSEGETEKEVEEHVDVNDKEQDENENEESEEKKDSESFPEDEEVHTQDVQEENVKGDENEGEEKDEKNVKGDENEGEEKEVKNENEEKEEKNESEEKNESKEKEEKNESEEKNESKEKEEKNESEEKEEKNENEEKEEKKESENSAEDKNTQEAREENYKGDDASSAVVRDNQDAESETENGGSVNSDGEQVEKKETDEQESKIAEEVTSDQHDSGSKSEDEKIAIIGEDNKTETTLSPFNSTNLAESNDQPEVNSVSTLENAASPSSILQNSTDVNSGSTQDQSEVTQQTVVANQTETPDLAVKVEQSLSTSLAPSANVTSDSANGELTDSTSNLETVLPDEVSSTKSNTTVAGVEDSSVSLDTSDGAVASDKSETVAERSETVDVNQSENSETLLKNENSENADGAENKESESAAEKKETENDSSLSTSTANENSDTTQSESSGKIEENEKTENLSTETGGGVETMKTENKSKSSTSTANLNSETTQGENSEKNEDVNTTQNEGSSTSLEKEEAGNNPVSSTTGENENTAQIEESETNKETLPEAEKEEKSGEQVSAE, encoded by the coding sequence ATGTTTAAGCAATCGAGTAGGAATCAGAGATCAAAAGGGGGGTTCAAGGTAAAACATGCTATTCAATTGGGTGTTTTGCTTGTTGTTTGCATCTGGTTACTTCATAAAGTCAACAAGTCAGATGATGCCGTAGAAGAAAGCATCACGAATGTCTCTGAAAAAGTAGGCAGCAATGTACATGAGATTTCGAAGATTGGGAGGAAGGGTCTTCTACCTCAAGTAGAGAAAACAAATTCCGAGAGTGAGAACAATGGGGAGGAAGAAGATAaccaagatgatgaagaagaggaaaaagagaAGCCTGCAGAGATGGAAATTCATATGGGAGGAGTTGGTGATGATGAGATTGGCGAACACAATCAAGAGCATTCTGAGGGTGAAACTGAGAAAGAAGTAGAAGAACATGTTGATGTAAATGACAAGGAACAAGATGAAAATGAGAATGAAGAGAGTGAAGAGAAGAAAGACAGTGAAAGTTTTCCCGAGGATGAGGAGGTTCACACTCAGGATGTGCAGGAGGAGAATGTCAAAGGGGACGAAAATGAGGGTGAAGAGAAAGATGAGAAGAATGTCAAAGGGGACGAAAATGAGggtgaagagaaagaagtgaagaatgagaatgaagaaaaagaagagaagaatgagAGTGAAGAGAAGAACgagagtaaagaaaaagaagagaagaatgagAGTGAAGAGAAGAACgagagtaaagaaaaagaagagaagaatgagagtgaagaaaaggaagagaagaatgagaatgaagagaaagaagagaagaaagagagtGAAAATTCTGCCGAGGACAAGAACACCCAGGAAGCAAGAGAGGAAAACTACAAAGGTGATGATGCTTCAAGTGCTGTAGTTCGAGACAACCAAGACGCAGAGTCTGAAACTGAAAATGGTGGTTCAGTAAACTCAGATGGAGAGCAAGTAGAAAAGAAAGAAACTGATGAACAGGAAAGCAAAATCGCTGAAGAAGTTACTTCTGATCAGCATGATTCGGGCTCGAAGTCAGAAGATGAGAAAATTGCTATTATTGGTGAAGATAACAAAACCGAGACTACTCTTTCTCCATTTAACTCCACAAATCTGGCAGAATCTAATGATCAACCAGAAGTAAATAGTGTTTCAACCCTTGAGAATGCAGCTTCTCCTAGTTCCATTCTACAAAATTCAACAGATGTAAACTCAGGTTCCACTCAAGATCAGAGCGAGGTGACACAGCAAACTGTTGTAGCTAATCAGACTGAAACTCCTGACTTAGCTGTTAAGGTTGAGCAATCTCTATCCACTTCACTGGCACCTTCTGCAAATGTGACATCTGATTCAGCTAATGGAGAACTAACTGATTCAACTAGTAATTTGGAGACTGTTTTACCAGATGAAGTGTCGTCCACAAAATCAAATACGACAGTAGCTGGAGTGGAAGATAGTTCAGTATCTTTGGATACAAGTGACGGTGCAGTTGCGAGTGATAAATCTGAAACTGTTGCAGAAAGGAGTGAGACAGTTGATGTTAACCAAAGTGAGAATTCTGAAACGCTTCTAAAGAATGAGAATTCTGAAAATGCCGATGGGGCAGAAAACAAAGAATCCGAATCAGCTGCAGAGAAAAAAGAGACAGAAAATGACTCGTCTCTGTCAACTTCAACAGCAAATGAAAATTCAGATACAACGCAAAGCGAGAGTTCTGGAAAAATTGAGGAGAATGAGAAAACGGAGAACTTGAGTACAGAAACTGGTGGGGGTGTTGAGAcaatgaaaacagaaaacaagtctAAGTCTTCAACCTCAACAGCAAACCTGAACTCGGAGACAACCCAGGGTGAGAATTCTGAAAAAAATGAGGACGTAAACACAACACAGAATGAAGGATCTAGTACAAGTTTGGAGAAAGAGGAAGCAGGAAACAACCCTGTATCTTCAACTACAGGTGAAAATGAAAATACAGCTCAAATTGAAGAATCTGAAACAAACAAGGAGACCTTGCCAGAGGCCGAAAAGGAAGAGAAAAGTGGTGAACAGGTATCAGCAGAGTAA